The genomic interval GCTCATATGATTTCTCCTGATGTAGGGGCGCGATTCATCGCGCCCGCGTTATGGGCGTCATAAATGTCGCCCCTACGATAAATATTTCCCCACAATCAACTTCAACCTCTGCTTTGCGGCAGGCGATATCTTCTTCTTATCCGTTAAAATGGCGTGAGCCACGGCCTTATGGCATGGGCAAGCCGGCTCATCCTGCAAATGCGTCACACAATCACCAATAATTTTTTGGGCCATTTCAATATTTTGATGGAGCACGACCAAAATCTGGTCGGTAGTCACAGCTTCTTCGGATACATGCCAGCAATCATAGTCGGTGGACAAAGCCAGGGTGGAATAACAAATTTCAGCTTCACGCGCGAGCTTGGCTTCCTGCAAATTAGTCATGCCAATCACATCGGCGTTTAAACTACGATACCAGTGCGACTCAGCCCGTGTTGAAAAAGCGGGACCTTCCATGCAAACATAGGTCCCCGTCTTGTGAACAAAGGCCCTGGAACGCTGAGAGGATTCGATAAGCGCTTTTCTTATTCGCGCACAAACAGGATCTGCAAAACTGACATGGGCCACAATCCCTTTTTCAAAAAAAGTGGAGACTCTCTGACGGGTACGATCAATAAACTGGTCGACTGCCACCATGTGCCCGGGCTTTATTTCTTCCTTAAGCGAGCCCACGGCAGAAACGGAAATGATCTGGCTGACTCCCAATTTTTTCATTCCCCAAATATTGGCCCTGAAATTAATTTCGGTCGGATTAATCTGATGCCCTACTCCATGACGTGGCAAAAAAACAACGGGAACACCGGACAATTCGCCCATCATGAAGGAGTCCGAAGGTTTCCCAAAAGGTGTTTTAAGATTGATCTTTTTCTTAAGCACAAAAGCCGCCATGGCGTACAAACCACTGCCGCCGATAATACCTATAAGAGATTGGGGTTTTGTCATGGGGGAATGTTTTTAAACAAAAGAGGAGGGTAATGCAATTAATAAAACCGTAGGGGCGCTGCTTGCTGCGCCCTTCTCTGTATGGGGCGCACCAAGGAGCGCCCCTACGGATACGGAAACACAACTTGCTCAAAACTGGCTCCACTTATATGCTTCACATATGTTTGAACACATCAATTCCGAACAAATTCTAAAAACCCTCCTTAAAAAAGGAGGCGACTACGCTGATATTTTCTTTGAACACAACCAACAGACCTCCATCACCTGCGAAGACAAAAAGATGGAAAGCATTGTCTCGGGCATCAATCGTGGTGCGGGCTTAAGGCTTATTTCTAATCTTCACACAGCTTACGGCGCCACCAACAAGTTTGATTCACTTTCAAATCTGGGTGAAAGCCTGGCCGGAACTCTTCAAGCAAAAGATTTTTCCGGCGACATCCACTTAAGCACAATAAACCCAAAACTTTCCTTCCCTGTGTTGCAAACACCGGCATTGATCCCCACCAATCAAAAAGTGGCCATGCTTGAAAACTTAAACAAACAAGCCTGGGCCATGGACAAAAAAATCGTTCAGGTTCGTATTCGTTATGGAGATGGCCTTCGTCATACCGAAATAGCAACATCCGAGGGCCATTATGCTGTCAGCCCGCGCACTCTCCTGGTTTTGTCCATCACCATTACCATGTCCGATGGCGACCATTTTTTTACAGGATATGAATCAACAGGGGGCCACGGCGGTTTTGAATTGCTTACAGAACAGGCTTTAAATCAAACTCTTCAAAAAGCTGTTTTTCGGGCGCAATTAAACTTGAAGGCCAAAAGGGCCAAGGCCGGCACCATGCCTGTTGTCATTTCATCCCAAGCTGGGGGCACACTGGTTCACGAAGCTGTGGGACACGGGCTGGAAGCCGATCTGGCCTGCCAGGGCATGTCTGTTTATGGTGACAAAAAAGGGCAAGTGGTGGCATCTCCAAAAATTACGGTGGTCGATGACCCCACCCTTCCTCAAAAAAGAGGTTCTTATTTGTTTGATGACGAAGGGGTCCCCTCACAAAAAGCAGTGCTCATCGAAAATGGTGTTTTGAAAAATTACATGTTTGACCGTTTAACCGCCATGAAAATGGATTGTGCTTCCAATGGCCACGGTCGGCGTGAATCTTTTGAATATCGCCCCGTCGTGCGCATGGCCAACACTCTTATTCTTCCAGGGCAGGACAACCCGGATGAAATCATTGCCTCAGTAAACGATGGCCTCTTTGTAAAAATGATGGGGGGCGGCCAGGTCAACACCATCAATGGTGATTTCATGTTTGAAGTGACCGAAGGGTATAGGATCGAGAACGGAAAAATAGGCGAACCCGTGCGTGGAGCCACTCTTACAGGAAATGGCCCGGAGGTTTTAAAAATTATTGATAAAGTGGGCAATGACCTCGGTTTTTCCATTGGCACCTGCGGGAAAGACGGCCAAAACGC from Deltaproteobacteria bacterium GWA2_45_12 carries:
- a CDS encoding methylthioadenosine phosphorylase — protein: MTKPQSLIGIIGGSGLYAMAAFVLKKKINLKTPFGKPSDSFMMGELSGVPVVFLPRHGVGHQINPTEINFRANIWGMKKLGVSQIISVSAVGSLKEEIKPGHMVAVDQFIDRTRQRVSTFFEKGIVAHVSFADPVCARIRKALIESSQRSRAFVHKTGTYVCMEGPAFSTRAESHWYRSLNADVIGMTNLQEAKLAREAEICYSTLALSTDYDCWHVSEEAVTTDQILVVLHQNIEMAQKIIGDCVTHLQDEPACPCHKAVAHAILTDKKKISPAAKQRLKLIVGKYLS
- a CDS encoding peptidase C69, with the protein product MFEHINSEQILKTLLKKGGDYADIFFEHNQQTSITCEDKKMESIVSGINRGAGLRLISNLHTAYGATNKFDSLSNLGESLAGTLQAKDFSGDIHLSTINPKLSFPVLQTPALIPTNQKVAMLENLNKQAWAMDKKIVQVRIRYGDGLRHTEIATSEGHYAVSPRTLLVLSITITMSDGDHFFTGYESTGGHGGFELLTEQALNQTLQKAVFRAQLNLKAKRAKAGTMPVVISSQAGGTLVHEAVGHGLEADLACQGMSVYGDKKGQVVASPKITVVDDPTLPQKRGSYLFDDEGVPSQKAVLIENGVLKNYMFDRLTAMKMDCASNGHGRRESFEYRPVVRMANTLILPGQDNPDEIIASVNDGLFVKMMGGGQVNTINGDFMFEVTEGYRIENGKIGEPVRGATLTGNGPEVLKIIDKVGNDLGFSIGTCGKDGQNAPVSDAMPTIRIPEMVVGGVVE